The sequence ATCTCGATGCCAGGAGGACCCGCATGACTACCGTCCTGATAAAACGCTACCCCAATCGAAAACTGTACAATACCGAGGCCAAGCGCTACGTAACGCTCAACAGTATTGCCGAGCTTATACGAGAAGGCGATGACGTTGAAGTGCGTGATCACGAGACCGGGGAGGACCTGACGGGCATTACCCTTTCCCAGATCATCTTCGAGCGAGAGAAAAAGGGCAAGGGTTTTCTGCCTGACGCCCTGCTCACCAATCTGATTCGCACCGGTGGCGATACCCTCTCCTACGTCCGCCATTCCTTCCAGGCCTCGATTGGCGCCATTCGCACCCTGGAAATTGAATTCGACCGGCGGATCGATTCATTGGTGCGACGGGGTGAACTTGGCGAGCAGGAGGCTCAGGAGTTGCGAGAGGAAATGCGTGAAACGGTCGCCTGGGACTCAGTTGACTCCAGCGCTCTTGACACCCGGGTTGAGACGACACTGCACCGGCTGAACATGCCCTCGCGGGTTGACTTACTGCGCCTCCAGGCCCAGGTCGATCAACTCACCAAAGTGCTCGATGCCATGTTGGACGAAGAAAGGCAGGCTTCAGTCCCCAACAGTCTCAGGCAACCGCCTGCGGATGGTTAGTCAAGCTGCAGTATCAGGTTCCAGCAATTCCAAATATGCAGATAAACGCTGATCAGACATCAGAAAAGATCAGCGTCGGAGGTCTGCGTAATCAGCGTTCCTCTGGCTTGTCCAGGTTAGGTATAAATGATGTCAACAAGGTCGGACTCTGCCATGTCCTCGTTGGGGCGCACCGCTTTGGTATTGGCTGGTGGCGGTATCAGCGGCGCGGTGTATGAAATTGGCGCGCTGCGGGCGATCGATCACCTGTTACTGAACCGTACTGTCAATGATTTTGACATCTTCGTGGGCACCAGCGCGGGCGCCTTGATCGCATCGCTTTTGGCCAATGGCATCAGCTCCGTGGACCTGATGAGAGTCGTCAACGCCACACACCCCCTGGTCGAGTTCCCCGAACCCAAAGACCTTTTTCGTTTCAACACCCGAGAGTTTGTGCGGCGTGGCCTGGCCCTTCCGGCGCGCCTGGCGTTTACCGGCAAGGAGGCCCTGGCCCTCAGAAGACGCC is a genomic window of Chloroflexota bacterium containing:
- a CDS encoding polyhydroxyalkanoate synthesis regulator DNA-binding domain-containing protein; this encodes MTTVLIKRYPNRKLYNTEAKRYVTLNSIAELIREGDDVEVRDHETGEDLTGITLSQIIFEREKKGKGFLPDALLTNLIRTGGDTLSYVRHSFQASIGAIRTLEIEFDRRIDSLVRRGELGEQEAQELREEMRETVAWDSVDSSALDTRVETTLHRLNMPSRVDLLRLQAQVDQLTKVLDAMLDEERQASVPNSLRQPPADG